From Punica granatum isolate Tunisia-2019 chromosome 1, ASM765513v2, whole genome shotgun sequence:
TTTGGCAAAGAAGGGATACGATATTCTGAAGGATGAACTGAATGGTACCCCGACTAACCGAAAAAAGCACATCGAGCCAGCTGCTCCACCACAAGCCGGTGAAAGAAGTACAAAAACGGACGTTGTTGTTGTGCCTACTAAGCAGTCAAGATGGAGCAAGAAGTGGGAGGCCTTCAAGGGGAAGGTTAGGATTTGTTAACTTGAACAAGTACGACAGTtttgtgttttctttttcttgaattaCCAAAGATTATAGAAAAAGGAACTTAAATAAACATATTCTtcctgcaagaaaaaaaaaacttgagaTGTTGTACAAAACTGGACAATATAATATGTGATTAATGTGTATGATCATTGTTGGtggatatattttttaatactagATATCTTCTGCTGCTtgaatgtgaattttttttttttaaatgtacAGATGCAAGGTCATCCCATGTTCAAGCGGATAAGTAATATGAGCGAACCTGTTGTCACAAAAAGTCAAGAAGTATGTTCTCAACCTTTTTGTCCTTTCTTTGTAATTTGTGTAGTATCATAATCATTTTGTCTAAAGCAATCTCTGCTCCAGATGGTTTCTGTTGATTAATCATTTCGTGTCTAACTTTGAGTGTATTCATTTGGTCCTGTAGATTGCAGAAGACATGCGAGAGAGATGGGATACTACTGACAATCCCGTTGTACATAAAATTCAGGAGTAAGTTCTTCAGTCCAAACCCCCTTCTTAGACAAACAAATACCCCATGAGTTATCTTGTTCAGCATGGTATTGCTTTTCTTTGTCTTTCCTATATGTTCTGGCATTAACTTCCATCACTCATTGGCAGTATTAATGAAACTATTTTTCAAGAGACGGATGCTGCAGCATCAATGAAGGAAATCCATCGTAGAGACCCGTAAGATCACATCCGATGTTCTTTTGTCTCCCCCccatccccccccccccccccccccccccccccccccctaattttttattttgctttgCTTAAGGTCCtggtgcttttttttttttttacttttccttttttatttttattttttatgttagGTCTTTTTCGTTACCGGAGTTTGTTGCAGAAATCCAAGAAGCGGTGAAGCCTGTGCTTAATGCTTACATGAAGGTCAGAACTTTCTTTTCATACCGCATTATCTTTTTACATAGTTATTATTGGTTATCTTGCTAACAAACATATACTTTGTACAGGGGGATGCTGAAACTTTGAAGAAGTATTGTAGCTCCGAAGTTATTGAGAGGTGTAAAGCAGAGCACAGTGCCTATCAGAGCCATGGcatttttttcgataataAGGTACTGCACTGaaatatgatgatgatgttgatgTGAAAAGTTATGCTGTTCCTAATATTAAAGCTACATTGATGTAGATTCTTCACGTATCTGAGGTGGAAGTAAgagaaatgaaaatgatgGGAACTTCTCCCATAATCATCTTAGCCGTGAGTTTTGTACTCTGTTTTTTCGCTAATCTACCCGACAGTCATGACTGGTTTAAAAATACATGAATTTCTCGAAGAAGAGATAACTTGTTCTACAATTAATTGCAGTTTCAAACTCAGCAAGTATATTGTGTACGCGATAGAAACGGTGCAGTGACTGAAGGAGGCAAGGtaattacttttaaaaaaaaaattgggtttGCAATTTATAGATCCTCGTTTCATTCTATTGCATATCAAACTTCTGTTTGCTCCACTTTCAGTAGGAACATAACTTGTAAAATCTTTATAATGTGTACAGGACACGATACACACAGTTTACTATGCTTGGGCGATGCAGCAAGTAGACCCCGAAGAGCTTGGAGAAGGTGCACTCTACCCAGTGTGGAAGCTACGAGAAATGCAGCAGATCGGTGTACGAGCTCTCATATGAGTTTTTATGAATACATTTGAATCATTTGGACGATAACTGGCCTGCCTCTGCTAgggtttttgttattttcccTCTTCGGGCAGGGGAAATTGTCCTATTTTATTACGAGGTTAGGTAGGAAAAATAATCAAGGTCTTTCCCAATATTCGTTCCGATTTTGGCCAAGAGCCCGGTGTTTTACAATTTTGAAAGTGTAAGATCCATTAACTGATTCTATGTAGTAGGACATATTAGTCTGAGGAAGAGATGATTTTGATTGAGAGTCATCTCCtcataaaagagaaaatgctCAAAACTCCATTTGTTCCAACTCTTGAGATGTGAAGAAAATGCACTGGAAATTATCGGGTTCCCTCTTGATCATGTCTTTTCATTATCAGCATTTGATCCCTCGTTCGGGCTCCGGCTCCGGCTCCGGCTCCGGCTTCTGGTAATTACGTCCAACGATGTACATGGAACTGTTTATAGTTTCCCCGTGAGTTGAAGCAGACCCCAATTTTGGTTGTGGCTGCATAGAAACGCTCTCtaacatataaatattaatcaTGCTGGTCCGACCGACGAGGGCTGCTAATCCTATTCCGGGAAGGACCTTTCGGGTGTTAAGTGGAGTTCGCATAGATGCAACGGTCTGCACACGTACTTAGCGGGGTCTACCTAGCACTTTGGTGCCCGATAATTTTCCGTGAAATGCTGACGCGCATCGCCTATACGGCTTGGGTGGCATTTCCATGCAGAACCATGCCGAGCCAGGAAGTACCTAATAGTAAGACAACAGAGTTAATTGTCTCATGTGATAGAACTATACAGAGCCAGGAAGACAAATGGAGGGTGCAAAATCTACATTTGAAATATACTTCATGGAAGGCTTCCATTGCATTTTGCATTGCATGCCCAACACATAATCCCAATTCCCAGAAGCCATTGCAATGTGGCATTCTGCAATCAAAGACATGCCCTCCATGCAAATTCCCCGTCCCTCCTTATAAAGCCATTGCCCTAACCCTCTCTTCCCTTCAGGACTcagctttcttcttcttctccaagctGCTGCTCCAGCCATGGCGGCCTCCAAGTTATTCCTAGTCCTAGCCCTCTCCTTCCAGCTCCTCCATGTCGCCCTGTGCAAGGGCTCCGCCACGACCGGCCTCACCTCGGCCCAGCAGTGCCGCCTCGACCGCATCCAGGCTTGCCAGCCTACCCGACGCATTGAGTCTGAGGGCGGTGTCACTGAGCTCTGGGACGAGGAAGAGGACCAGTTCCAGTGCGCCGGTGTTGCTCCCATCAGGACCGTACTCCGCCCCAACACCATATCGGTACCCCAGTTCATCAGTGCACCCCACCTCATCTTCATTGAGCAGGGTGAAGGCATTCTCGGGATCACCTTCCCAGGCTGCCCCGAGACCTTCCACTCCGGGCGCTCGGCTGGCAGGTCGATCAGAGGCAGGCAGCAGAGATGGGAGGAGGGAGAGTATGGGCGAGGTGAGACCCCAGACCTGCACCAAAAGGTCCATCGGATTCGCCGTGGCGATATTATCGCCATCCCCGAGGGCACGGTCCACTGGTGCCACAACGACGGCAATGAAGAGCTTGTGGCCGTCTCTGTAGCGGACCTTAACAACCAAGCTAACCAGCTCGACCAAAGGCTTCGAGTATGTAGAAGTCAATGTTCTTTGCATTACACTAACTAATTTGTCATATCAACGTTTGCATTAATCTACATTGAAATCACAGGCATTCTTCTTGGCCGGAGGACAAGGGCGGCAGAGCCAGCAGCCCGGCCAGAGAGGAGAGAGGTTCAACATCCAGAACATATTTCAACCCTTCGATGACGAGCTCCTAGCCGAGGCCTACAACATCCCGACTGAAATTGCTAGGAACTTGAAGCGGGATGACAACCGGGGTATCATCCTCAACGTCCAGGAGAGGATGCGTGTGATGGTCCCCGACGAGCAGCAGGAGGAGGAATACTATGAGGAAGAGGGGAGGAGACGGTTCCACCCCCGACGTGGATACGGCTCTGACAACGGGTTCGAGGAGACCTTCTGCACCATGAGGGTCAAGCACAACACTGAGACGAGGAGGGAAGCGGACGTCTACTCCAGGCAGGCCGGGAGGGTCAACATCGTCAACATGCACAAGCTACCGATCCTCCAATGGATAGACATGAGTGCCGAGAGAGGCAACCTCCTCCCGGTAAGTCGACATTCAATATACTGAAACCCGCTTGAGTATGGGCTGAATTCATTTGGCTAGTGCTTAACTTATTTTGACGACTGCAGAATGCGCTTTACACCCTGCACTGGTCGATGACGGACCACAGGATCGTGTACGTGACGGGAGGTGACGCTCACGTGCAGATCGTGGATCAGAACGGGCGGAACGTGTTCGACGAGCAGGTGAGCCAGGGCAGCATGTTCGTGATCCCGCAGTTCTTCGCCTCCGTGACACGAGCCGGGAGCAGCGGGTTCGAGTGGATCACCTTCAAGACGTCGAGCCAGCCCATGAAGAGCCCGCTCGCAGGATACACCTCAGTGTTCCGGGCCCTGCCCATCCAAGTCATCACCAATGCCTACCAGGTCTCTAACAGGGAGGCCCAGCAGCTCAAGTACAACAGGGAGCACCAGACCTTCCTCCTGTCGCCGAGCCGTCGATCGATCCGAATGTCAGCCTAAGGAAGCCGCCCTAGGCCCAGGCCAAGGCCTAAGTAAATTATGTAGCGTTTCCCTTTTAAATTAATCTGTcttagctagctagctatcTATGGACGGTACGTACAACTATATTATGTATGTATGGTTTTGAGTTAGTACTCTTTTTAAGGGGCCACACTGCTATGCCTATATGGTgaaatatataacataaaacCTTTGTTGTTTTGAGGATAATATTTAGGAGAGAGTACTTAAGAAGTCAAATgtacgaagaagaagagcttTTGAGTTATGATCAATAAAACACGTGGCCACTAAATCCTTGTCTATCTGAGCTCTTTGTCAGCACCCTCAATTTcgaatttcattatatatatcttttatttttctcggTAATCAATGAAAGTcgattgatataaaaaatgagTATAACAGAAAATGTCGAGAGAGTATATTATAGAGATAAAAAATATAGCTGCTCCTCCTAGATCACtggaaagagaaagaaaaatacactggaaagaaaaataaatcggATCAAGCACACTGGGGTTATGTTATAAGTTATTctcaatttatatatcttttatattataagttcttctcaatttatatattacatgaGTTGTCTTTCAGTCAAGGTTAATTCTCGTTATGCGGGTTGATGTTCCAAGCCTATATCGATGTGATCCCACGAGGTACCAAAACTAATCGGCAACTTCGCATGTACAGGTTGATATTTTAAGGCGAAGAAGGCAAGAACTAAATTCTAATCATTTCATGGGAGGCCCTTTTTACACCGAAACTTCAAGTTATGTTTCGTGTGCTGAATGTTCGAGTGAGCCCCGCAACAAAATGACCACAATTTTGTGTATTCACTTAATCTTGTTAGGAATGGGTGCTTTTCTTCTAGTATTCAAGGCTCTTTATTTTGGAGCCCTATATGATACGGGAAGATGTACGAAAAATTACCAACTTGATCCTTAGCTCAAGTGTTATATTTGGTTATTTACTAAAATCTCAATATTCATCGATCGAACCTCACATGATTTCGACTATTTTCCGGGCTCGTCTCGGCACAAGCTATATGCAATGTATCCCCACTCACGTATATATATTCTCGAATCACAAGAGGTAGGCATAGCCTTAGCATAGAAGCGTCTCCTCAATTTGCTCTGCTTGAGGAATACCAAAGTATACTTCTCCTTTATCACTTTAGAGCCCCAGACATCATCTTCTGTACCGGGCCTATACGCCCTGGGGAGCAGCGAGGTGTGATCTTAGAGTGATGGTGTATGTGGCCGGTTCATGCTATTGCTTGTCTTCCAGTCGGGTCCATTCCTACGCGGAGCTTAAGCTTTTCACATGGCTAGCGTAAGAGCTAAGCTAAGCTATATGCATATTCGCATTGCGCGTACAAGATAAGCGATGTCATCCCCTTGAAATCAAAAGCCAATCTTATAAAACGAAGTCCTTTGCTATCCCGATTCATCCGATATAGTTATTCGCCCAGCATGTCGTGTTTGAGCTTGAGCCTGAAGCTTCCGCCGGCCCGGAAGGCATGGAAGATCTTCACCTCCAAGCTCCAAAAGAAACTTCCGAATTTCCACCGGCGCCCCAATAAACTCACGTACCATAGGTCGCTGAGGACTCACAAATTACCCCGAGCACTTGGCACGACTAATAAGGCTGTCCCGATGAGAGTCCATGGGAAGAACCGCCCATCATCGAGTGACAAGCTTGTTAAGTCTCGTCCTCATCAACCTCGCCTCTATGCGTTCAAGAAGCGGAACGCGCCCGTGTTCGTGGACAAGCTCTTTAAGGATCCTACCTGTACTAACAGCACTTTGAGTGTGACTGAACTTGGGGATTATAAGACAGGGGTTAGGGGTATCAAAGAGTCGTCGGGGTCAGGGTCCGGGTCAGGGACTAGTGACTGCAAGGAGAGCGACATGCCCACGGGCCCGGAGGATGCTGGGATGCCTTGTGGAGGAGATGGTGGCGGTGATGATGACGATTGTATGTGGGAGTCGGTGGGACTGGCATCCCCGTCGATGCAGAATATCGATGAGAGGGCAGAGGCGTTCATTGCCAAGTTCTGGGCCGAAATGAAGAACCAGGAGGCGATGGCCCGACGACAATTATAGCATTGTGATGTTATCTGTCGTGTGTTTGTAGCTTGTtctgtgtttggttttaggcgTTTGTCCATTTTCAATAAGTTAAACAGTAATTTGGAGGACCACTGTACATAAGTTCTATGTATTACAATCGATTCCCATAGGCTGCGAGTAATCAGCAGATATGATCTTCTCCAACATTCCATCAATTTATTTCGGAAACTACCATCCAACTGTCAATGGACTTAAACTACCTTTGCTATATAATTTAGGAGATAGGCTGAAATTCGCGACTGTCTTGAAGATGCCGAACCTGTTCGATGTTGGACAACAGCAGCATGACAACTGCTGTCTGATGGTAAGCAGCCCGACATGAAAGTGAAGTATGTCCAGTGTCCGCCAGTACTCTTGTCCATCTATCAGGATATATACATCAAGCTTTGTGGTTCGGTCCCGTAACATCTGTTGGATCAGGTTGGCTTATGGGTCTGTGGATCTGGTCCAGCCGAAAGTCGAGGAAGAAAGTCACTTGGTCTTCATGGGTTTTCAACTTGGGTGTGGACATCAAGTAGGCTTGATTTTGATGGGAAACTCAACCTACTCTGCTTGTGTCTCTCCAATAATGGAACAAATTTCCACACCAGAAGTCAATAGCATGGAAAACCTTTCCCATTCAATTGAGTCATATTCCAGCCTAATTGTTAAGCCAACGATTGCTAGCAAGGACCATTTCGAGAATGTATGGTGCCATCGCTATGGCAATTGCTTTCGATGACCATCGAAAACTAGGTGAATTAGATCAATTTGAAATGCGTATGGAAAGAATGGAGACACTGTCCGATGAAACGAAATCAAAAATGAAAACCTGCTTCATTTCTTGAGCTGCAGATAACTCAGATAAAAACTCAAGGCACTACTACACAAACAAAAGGATCAGAACGAAAAAACAAAAGCTCAGCATTAATCAACTGGAATGAGACCGCGAAACATCAGTTGGTCATTCCCGCAGCCGATGTCTGAGCAGATGAAGAATTATTACTAAGCGAGACGATGGATGCGGAGAGGACTCTTCCTCTTAACTCACTGGAACCGTCCTGCTATTGTTGTACTCTGCCTCCTCCCCGGCCCCGCCGCTCTCCTCGTCGTTCTCTCCTGACATCTCCTCCAGGGACTTGCCCTTCGACTCTGGCACTAGAAGGGTACACAACATTCCTAGCAAGTTGACCACGCCGAGAACGATGAGTGAGTTCTTCACCCCAATCCCTGCAGGGTACCCCGCGTCTGCCTTGGCCTTGTCCTTGTTCTGGGCTAGATACAGAAACCCGAAAGCCCCTACAATGGCCCCGAGCTTCCCAGAAGCCGCTGAGATCCCGTGGCAGGTGGACCTCAGCCTCGCTGGGAAGATTTCTGCAGGGACCACGAATGTCGTGGCATTGGGTCCGAAGTTTGCAAAGAAGAAGGTCAGGGAGTACATCACCACGAACCCGATCCGGTTCTCCTTGTGGCTCCAGTGGTCATAGGGTATTGCAAGCGCGAACATAAACACTGTCATGAAGAAAAAGCCCATCATCTGGATGACGAACCTCCCGATCCGGTCGATAAGTGCCACGGTGAACCAGTAACCGGGGACAGTACTGAAGAGCGCGATGAGGGTTTGGGCCCGTGCAATTCTGAACACCTCCTCGAGGGCGCTCATCGTCTTTGCCGGGGGGATCCACCCAACTGCGCTGAAGATATCCTTCTGGAAGAGGTTCTGGCTGTAAAAGGCAATGTCCAGCAGGAACCATGTGCTCGTGGTTCCCAACAGGTGGAGCCCGTGGCGGCGGAGAAACTCCTTAGAGAGCAGCCCGAATGATCCACGTCCGCTCTTCTCTGCGGCAGCCATTTGCTCGATCTTCTGTTGCTCAGGTTCGATCTCCACCTGCAACACCTTGGACATGTCTGAGGCTGCCTGCTTCGCGTTCTTTGCCACAAGGGCGGTGTACCGGGCAGTTTCGGGCATTTTCATCCGCCAGTAGTACGTGAGTGCAGCCGGGAGAGCTCCGACCATCAAAATAATCCGCCACACGTAGTCGGCCTGTGGGACTGTCGACGCAACAGGGTCCACCTCATAAGACGGAGCGTCGTACTTCGCCCTAAAAGCAGAAGCCACGATGATAGCGAATATTCCACCAGCCAGGATCCCGAATCCCTGCATCGCGAACACCGCCGCAATGAACGCGCCCCTCGTCTTCTTGTTGGCGTACTCGGACATGATCGTGGCAGAGAGCGGGTAGTCACCCCCAATCCCGAACCCCAACCAGAACCTGAAGAAGCAAAGGGTGGCCATCACCGACTTCGCATCATGGCCAAAGGACAGTCCCGAAGCAATGGAGCAAATGACCATGAGCATGAGAGTCATGCCGTAGACCTTCTTCCTCCCGAGCTTGTCCCCGAGCCACCCAAAGAAGAGCTGACCAGAGAGGGTCCCGCAGAAGGCCACGCCATTAACAGCTGCAGAGACGTTCGGGGGCAGGCTCCCGGGCTTGGCGGCACCCTCCACGTGGTAGTAAATGCGGCCGAGCAGCTTCGTGACAAGGGAGATGCAGAACAGGTCGTACGCGTCCGTGAAGAAGCCCATGCCGGCGATGATGATCGCGGTGAAGTGGTACCATTGCGTCTTCGCGGTGTCAAGAGCGTTCAGAACCTGCAACTTCTGCCCCGTAGCCATAGGAGCCCGACCTTCTCTTGCTCTTCTCTGTAAAGTTACACAAAATGACAATTATAagctctatatatacatacatagaCATTATTAAAACCATCTTCATCTTTGATTTAATCtcgaaaaatatgaaattttctcgTGTGGTGACGTTGGGGCTTGAGATGATATTGAGAACAGTAGGTCCAACTGCTCTACCCAACGGGGGAGATGGGGACAAAAGCgggaaagaaaattaaacataaaagacaaaaaagcAGGTGATTTGGGTCTGGTTAACACGAAAAATTCAACCATCTTCTGACGGGGAAAAACAAACCTTAAATTCAGCAAAAAGATTATAAAATATAGGAGAATTATACTATtagtgaaaaatatatataaggggaaaaaaaaataagaaaaagagttGGCAGCTAAGAAGTCAATGGACGAGACGATTATCAAGGGCAACCCGCCACTAATATGCCGACTCCGAAATAAATTCTGGTCACATACCTCCCCACAAATTAAGCCAATAAATATactccattaaaaaaaaccaATAAAATACACCGAATTTTTACCATtacaattattttcaaaaattcattTCCTTCTTTGTGTTTCCAGATTGAAAATCCAGAGATTCACTTTGATTTTCTGTACATGCAAATCATATCTCACGAATCATTCATTTCTTTCTCTTGAATTTGATTTACCTTctcccccccccaaaaaaaaaaaaaagggtcgtTGATTGATCAATCAATTGATTGTACTATACAAGAGGACAAAACCAGAATCTACTAGAAAGCTGTGTCTGTCCCCATCATACCAAagccaaaaaaggaaaaaaaaaaaaatcaacccCATAACACATGAACGCATTCGCACTCGGTTGAAGAGTTATATACGTTTCGATCGAGAGAGATTACAATAAATAATGTACGAGACTGAACTGACCTTCCTGTCGTCCCGATGCTCCGGCGCTGGGGACAACGAAACGGAGAGATTGAAAAGAGAGGGGGAGAGGAGGAGGGTATGACAAGGAAGTGAGAGATCGAGGGAGGCTTTCTTATGGGAGGGGGTGATGTGCGGATACGAGGTTGTgggttatttatatatatatatatggagggGACGGGACGACACATGATATGGGGAAGGAAAGCCATTACCGATAACAAACCGAATCTTCCAAGGGGATATTCCCTTCCCGCCTCCTGCTTTTTCTGGGTTGCTCGGTCAACCTCGCTGTCAATACGACGGCGTTCTT
This genomic window contains:
- the LOC116193039 gene encoding mitochondrial import inner membrane translocase subunit TIM44-2-like, with protein sequence MASRKLVRDLALLGQPLFIHLRSQQQPLNSRLRSIPVNAHSGDRRFSVFNEFSKKVKGEATGNQEFQQSVKELKDKADELKGFKEDLKVRTKQTTEQLYKHVDGVWTDAEATAKKVSANMKEKISAAREEVKERLGIGKEESSKSSTGSADHDAKAKDGNTNPSSEEGKSRQAGSSNDTETIYDKFKSSAFSGSPKVSSAFERLKKVKVVDLAKKGYDILKDELNGTPTNRKKHIEPAAPPQAGERSTKTDVVVVPTKQSRWSKKWEAFKGKMQGHPMFKRISNMSEPVVTKSQEIAEDMRERWDTTDNPVVHKIQDINETIFQETDAAASMKEIHRRDPSFSLPEFVAEIQEAVKPVLNAYMKGDAETLKKYCSSEVIERCKAEHSAYQSHGIFFDNKILHVSEVEVREMKMMGTSPIIILAFQTQQVYCVRDRNGAVTEGGKDTIHTVYYAWAMQQVDPEELGEGALYPVWKLREMQQIGVRALI
- the LOC116202709 gene encoding 11S globulin seed storage protein 2-like translates to MAASKLFLVLALSFQLLHVALCKGSATTGLTSAQQCRLDRIQACQPTRRIESEGGVTELWDEEEDQFQCAGVAPIRTVLRPNTISVPQFISAPHLIFIEQGEGILGITFPGCPETFHSGRSAGRSIRGRQQRWEEGEYGRGETPDLHQKVHRIRRGDIIAIPEGTVHWCHNDGNEELVAVSVADLNNQANQLDQRLRAFFLAGGQGRQSQQPGQRGERFNIQNIFQPFDDELLAEAYNIPTEIARNLKRDDNRGIILNVQERMRVMVPDEQQEEEYYEEEGRRRFHPRRGYGSDNGFEETFCTMRVKHNTETRREADVYSRQAGRVNIVNMHKLPILQWIDMSAERGNLLPNALYTLHWSMTDHRIVYVTGGDAHVQIVDQNGRNVFDEQVSQGSMFVIPQFFASVTRAGSSGFEWITFKTSSQPMKSPLAGYTSVFRALPIQVITNAYQVSNREAQQLKYNREHQTFLLSPSRRSIRMSA
- the LOC116192112 gene encoding inorganic phosphate transporter 1-4-like, encoding MATGQKLQVLNALDTAKTQWYHFTAIIIAGMGFFTDAYDLFCISLVTKLLGRIYYHVEGAAKPGSLPPNVSAAVNGVAFCGTLSGQLFFGWLGDKLGRKKVYGMTLMLMVICSIASGLSFGHDAKSVMATLCFFRFWLGFGIGGDYPLSATIMSEYANKKTRGAFIAAVFAMQGFGILAGGIFAIIVASAFRAKYDAPSYEVDPVASTVPQADYVWRIILMVGALPAALTYYWRMKMPETARYTALVAKNAKQAASDMSKVLQVEIEPEQQKIEQMAAAEKSGRGSFGLLSKEFLRRHGLHLLGTTSTWFLLDIAFYSQNLFQKDIFSAVGWIPPAKTMSALEEVFRIARAQTLIALFSTVPGYWFTVALIDRIGRFVIQMMGFFFMTVFMFALAIPYDHWSHKENRIGFVVMYSLTFFFANFGPNATTFVVPAEIFPARLRSTCHGISAASGKLGAIVGAFGFLYLAQNKDKAKADAGYPAGIGVKNSLIVLGVVNLLGMLCTLLVPESKGKSLEEMSGENDEESGGAGEEAEYNNSRTVPVS